One window of Herpetosiphon gulosus genomic DNA carries:
- a CDS encoding ribonucleoside-diphosphate reductase subunit alpha — protein sequence MNEIEVGASASAEQTPWLYQLIIEACAAYPQTTDATTLWQAASLGFYPNMTAAEQLQACILTARSWIEQEPDYSFVAAALLASQLHFEVLGEYLAAAAVAPRYASAFIDYIQAGIAQGLLDSKLASFDLVRLAAAIVPERDALLAYPGLQTLYDRYFIQWQGLRRELPQVFWMRVAMGLALNEADREAQTLRFYAVLSQFHFTSATPTLFNAATNHPQLSSCYLSTVGDDLEAIFGAISDNAMLSKWAGGLGNDWTSVRALGAPIHGTNGVSQGVIPFLKIVNDTAIAVNQGGKRKGAVCVYLEAWHADLEDFLDLRKPTGDERRRTHDMHTALWIPDLLMERVLSNGAWTLFSPDEVPDLHDLYGQAFAVRYAEYEALVAQGLMRSARQVEAVSLWRKVLTRLFETGHPWITWKDAANLRSPQDHVGVIHSSNLCTEILLNTSADEIAVCNLGSINLAAHISNGSLDLEKLRTTVTTAVRMLDNVIDINFYPRHQAAQANARHRPIGLGLMGFQDALYALNIGYASQAAVEFSDRSMEAIAYFAVAASIELARERGTYPSFRGSKWDRGILPIDSLAILADQRDTKPELDHSSHYDWQPLRQALAQYGIRNSNLLAIAPTATIANIVGTSQSIEPTYRHLYVKSNLSGDFTTVNRALVDALKARGLWDADLLAELKYYDGAISQIERIPAELKAQFLTVFEIAPEWLIACAARRQKWIDMGQSLNLYVAETSGNRLNEMYLTAWRMGLKTTYYLRTLAATQIEKSTLDINRFGVQPRWMRNRSESASVLSDNVCPIDDPSCEACE from the coding sequence ATGAATGAGATCGAAGTTGGGGCTAGCGCCTCTGCTGAACAAACTCCATGGCTTTATCAATTAATTATTGAAGCCTGTGCTGCTTATCCCCAAACAACTGACGCGACTACGCTCTGGCAGGCTGCTAGCTTGGGCTTTTATCCCAATATGACGGCTGCCGAGCAATTGCAGGCCTGTATCCTAACCGCTCGCAGTTGGATTGAGCAGGAGCCAGATTATAGTTTTGTGGCCGCTGCACTCTTGGCCAGTCAACTTCACTTTGAAGTTCTTGGCGAATATTTGGCTGCTGCAGCGGTTGCTCCGCGCTATGCTAGTGCCTTTATTGATTATATTCAGGCTGGAATTGCCCAAGGTTTGCTCGACTCCAAACTTGCTAGCTTTGATTTGGTGCGTTTGGCGGCGGCAATTGTTCCCGAGCGCGATGCTCTTTTGGCCTATCCTGGCCTGCAAACCCTGTATGACCGCTATTTTATTCAGTGGCAGGGCTTGCGCCGTGAATTGCCGCAAGTTTTTTGGATGCGCGTCGCAATGGGCTTGGCTTTGAATGAAGCTGATCGTGAAGCCCAAACCTTGCGTTTTTACGCGGTGTTGTCGCAATTCCACTTTACTTCGGCCACCCCAACCCTGTTCAATGCAGCGACAAATCACCCTCAATTGTCATCGTGCTATCTCTCGACGGTCGGCGATGATCTTGAGGCAATTTTCGGAGCAATCAGCGATAACGCCATGCTTTCAAAATGGGCGGGCGGTTTGGGCAACGATTGGACTTCGGTTCGTGCCCTTGGTGCACCAATTCACGGTACAAATGGCGTGAGCCAAGGCGTAATTCCCTTCCTCAAAATTGTCAACGATACAGCGATTGCGGTCAATCAAGGTGGCAAACGCAAGGGTGCTGTCTGTGTTTACCTTGAAGCTTGGCACGCTGATCTTGAGGATTTTCTTGATTTGCGCAAACCAACCGGCGATGAGCGCCGTCGCACCCACGATATGCACACGGCCCTGTGGATTCCCGATTTGTTGATGGAACGGGTGTTGAGCAATGGCGCATGGACGTTATTTTCGCCCGATGAAGTGCCCGATTTGCATGATTTGTATGGGCAAGCGTTTGCTGTGCGCTACGCCGAATATGAGGCGCTGGTGGCTCAAGGCCTCATGCGTTCAGCTCGCCAAGTTGAGGCAGTATCACTCTGGCGTAAAGTGTTAACACGCTTGTTTGAAACTGGCCATCCTTGGATTACTTGGAAGGATGCTGCCAATTTGCGTTCTCCTCAGGATCATGTTGGGGTGATTCATAGCAGCAATTTGTGCACCGAAATTCTGCTCAATACCTCGGCAGATGAGATTGCGGTTTGTAATCTTGGCTCGATTAATTTGGCGGCACATATTAGCAATGGCTCGCTTGACCTCGAAAAATTGCGCACCACGGTTACGACGGCAGTGCGCATGCTCGATAACGTGATCGATATTAATTTTTATCCGCGCCACCAAGCAGCTCAAGCCAATGCCCGCCATCGGCCAATTGGCCTGGGTTTGATGGGTTTTCAGGATGCTTTGTACGCGTTAAATATTGGCTATGCCAGCCAAGCGGCGGTCGAATTTTCTGACCGTTCGATGGAAGCAATTGCCTATTTTGCGGTTGCCGCCTCGATTGAATTGGCACGGGAACGCGGGACGTATCCAAGTTTTCGTGGCTCGAAATGGGATCGTGGCATCTTGCCAATCGATAGTTTGGCAATTTTAGCCGATCAACGTGATACCAAGCCTGAACTTGATCATAGCAGCCATTACGATTGGCAACCGCTGCGCCAGGCTTTGGCTCAATATGGCATTCGTAATAGCAATTTGTTGGCAATTGCCCCAACCGCCACAATTGCCAATATCGTTGGTACAAGCCAATCAATTGAGCCAACCTATCGCCATTTATATGTCAAAAGCAATCTTTCGGGCGATTTCACCACGGTCAATCGAGCTTTGGTCGATGCACTCAAAGCTCGCGGCTTGTGGGATGCTGATTTGCTGGCCGAATTGAAATATTACGATGGTGCAATCAGTCAAATCGAACGAATTCCGGCTGAACTCAAAGCCCAATTTTTGACCGTCTTCGAAATTGCCCCCGAATGGCTGATTGCCTGCGCTGCACGTCGCCAAAAATGGATTGATATGGGTCAATCACTCAATTTATATGTGGCTGAAACCAGCGGCAACCGCTTGAATGAGATGTATCTGACGGCGTGGCGCATGGGCTTGAAAACCACCTACTATCTACGCACGCTGGCCGCGACCCAAATTGAAAAATCGACCTTGGATATCAATCGTTTTGGGGTGCAACCACGTTGGATGCGCAATCGCAGCGAATCGGCCAGCGTGCTGAGCGATAACGTTTGTCCAAT
- a CDS encoding WXG100 family type VII secretion target, with amino-acid sequence MAQDTVQFDRNVLDQVASRFGKLAQSSQQLMQMLTQLSQTLRTEWLGDAATSYQAEWEQDIKPAYMRLIEAFNTFQSTTNEIKKTFEQHEEEAAGIFKAWQI; translated from the coding sequence ATGGCACAGGACACAGTACAATTTGACCGCAATGTGTTGGATCAAGTTGCCAGCCGCTTTGGCAAACTTGCTCAATCATCACAACAATTGATGCAAATGCTCACTCAACTGAGCCAAACTCTTCGCACAGAGTGGCTTGGTGATGCAGCAACAAGTTACCAGGCAGAATGGGAACAAGACATTAAACCAGCCTACATGCGCTTGATCGAAGCCTTCAACACCTTCCAATCAACCACCAACGAAATCAAGAAGACCTTCGAGCAACATGAAGAAGAAGCTGCTGGTATCTTCAAAGCTTGGCAAATCTAA
- a CDS encoding WXG100 family type VII secretion target codes for MAEKTKFNPEAMHQAAATFGKAHEGLQDVNQEVLSIANTLQESLKGDAGNEFVDTLQIMAQSIAKFAAKMTNIQDDIKVSMQQMADTDNKNSQMF; via the coding sequence ATGGCAGAGAAAACAAAATTTAATCCAGAGGCTATGCATCAAGCCGCCGCAACCTTCGGCAAAGCGCATGAAGGTTTGCAAGATGTCAACCAAGAAGTATTGTCGATTGCCAACACCCTCCAAGAATCACTCAAAGGTGATGCTGGCAATGAATTTGTTGACACCCTGCAAATCATGGCTCAATCAATCGCCAAATTTGCTGCTAAGATGACCAATATTCAAGACGATATCAAGGTTTCAATGCAACAAATGGCCGATACCGACAACAAAAATTCCCAAATGTTCTAA
- a CDS encoding protein kinase — MKQVCLLCERTSFDNNLYCQEVYCQAEKSPTILGYGKWLGDIEIVRPVVVLRSSVLYEASHQKERVFLKVAHVGSENTERLKREAEFLKTVRVSNERNTFLPNWRPPYANATVSAQTEAYGRAMLGEHLFYYYLSDFFAGESLRDALTKNPQMWVNHIGWLVMRLASSVALLQSKGVLHFGITPDSLLVHFEDNPSVPTVYLLDLGIASTPQNINNDWYSFMVPPAYTSPEIMQPHLQKPSYATDVYGLGLILYEMLVGVPAYPFKLKSDEEVYQAVLKNHRINMNRTADVRAIAELAVRMVDTQVANRPQNAAQVVQELLKLFGEVPTAKKSRWPSLNTILVIVISLLTVAFLITFFVTLNQLNII; from the coding sequence ATGAAACAGGTATGTCTGTTATGTGAACGAACATCGTTTGATAATAATTTGTATTGTCAAGAAGTTTATTGTCAAGCTGAAAAATCGCCAACAATTCTCGGGTATGGAAAATGGCTGGGCGATATTGAAATCGTGCGGCCAGTTGTGGTATTACGCTCCTCGGTTTTATATGAAGCAAGCCATCAAAAAGAGCGGGTTTTTCTGAAAGTTGCCCACGTTGGTAGCGAAAATACCGAGCGCTTGAAACGAGAAGCTGAATTTCTTAAAACAGTGCGGGTTTCGAATGAACGCAATACCTTTTTGCCAAATTGGCGGCCACCTTACGCCAATGCCACCGTTAGCGCTCAAACCGAAGCTTATGGTCGGGCCATGCTCGGCGAACACCTCTTTTACTATTATTTGTCAGATTTCTTTGCTGGCGAATCGTTACGCGATGCGCTGACCAAAAACCCCCAAATGTGGGTCAACCACATTGGTTGGTTGGTGATGCGTTTAGCCTCATCAGTGGCTTTGTTGCAAAGCAAAGGCGTGTTGCACTTTGGGATTACGCCTGATTCGTTGTTGGTGCATTTTGAAGATAATCCTTCAGTCCCAACCGTTTATTTGCTCGATTTGGGGATTGCCAGCACGCCACAAAATATCAACAATGATTGGTATTCGTTTATGGTTCCCCCAGCCTATACCTCGCCCGAAATTATGCAACCACATTTGCAAAAACCGAGCTATGCCACCGATGTCTATGGCTTGGGCTTGATTTTGTATGAAATGTTGGTTGGTGTTCCCGCCTACCCCTTTAAGCTCAAAAGCGATGAAGAGGTCTATCAAGCGGTTTTGAAAAACCATCGGATTAATATGAACCGGACTGCTGACGTGCGAGCGATTGCTGAGCTGGCGGTGCGCATGGTTGATACCCAAGTAGCTAATCGTCCACAGAATGCCGCTCAAGTTGTGCAAGAATTGCTCAAGCTATTCGGTGAAGTCCCAACTGCTAAAAAGAGCCGCTGGCCTAGCCTTAATACGATTTTGGTCATTGTGATTAGCCTCTTGACCGTGGCCTTTTTGATCACCTTTTTTGTAACGCTGAACCAGCTTAATATTATTTAA